One window of the Synechococcus sp. CC9311 genome contains the following:
- a CDS encoding TM0106 family RecB-like putative nuclease, whose protein sequence is MGATPLADKPLTDRLLRSWVRCRRRAWLDRHANPDDRLYTAHRTLQLDDQQRSFVALLPGKPGYGLAACKRGDTGVVGVRLRGVLLDDSAPKGLDLEAHPPLLERVKGASRWGDFAYRPVIARQGRRLNREHRLQLALAGRLLVEFQGGPVPNGLAVAGAGRRLERERLPLGSSLNRQLEESLLRLSADINRPDPPALAADRRKCTLCSWRGLCNDVASQEGHLSEVSGIGAKRREMLQDIGINSLQALAAANPKELGGQLKRFGDQHAAMAAPLVAQARVQRDGVVKRLDALPALPELRNAPGVLLYDIESDPDARDDFLHGFVRLPNDGLPNDDVHSWDLKRATYHPLLVLQEHGEKRCWQRIRKFLATYPDWLILHYGETESLALLRMAKRQGASDQEQQALRERLIDVHARLRAHWQLPLSSYGLKAVAGWRGFKWSQSGVDGARALLWWRQWRGEGVKARGSCHALRWILTYNRDDGLATWAVAQWLLSGDQRPA, encoded by the coding sequence ATGGGTGCCACCCCTCTCGCTGACAAGCCACTCACGGACAGGTTGCTGCGCAGTTGGGTGCGCTGCCGAAGGAGGGCATGGCTCGACCGCCATGCCAATCCAGATGATCGGCTCTATACCGCGCATCGCACGCTGCAGCTCGATGATCAACAGCGCAGTTTTGTGGCCCTGCTGCCGGGTAAGCCAGGGTATGGCCTGGCAGCTTGCAAGCGCGGTGATACCGGTGTGGTGGGGGTGAGATTGCGCGGGGTCCTGCTGGATGACTCAGCGCCAAAGGGTTTGGATCTAGAGGCCCATCCGCCACTGCTTGAAAGGGTGAAAGGGGCGAGTCGCTGGGGTGACTTTGCCTATCGGCCCGTGATTGCTCGGCAGGGCCGCCGATTAAACAGAGAACATCGTTTGCAGCTGGCCCTGGCTGGACGCCTGTTAGTTGAATTCCAGGGTGGGCCAGTGCCTAATGGCCTTGCGGTGGCTGGCGCGGGGCGACGCTTGGAGCGTGAGCGTCTTCCTCTTGGCAGCAGCTTGAATCGCCAGCTTGAAGAATCTCTGCTGAGATTGTCGGCCGACATCAACAGACCAGATCCGCCAGCTTTGGCGGCAGATCGCCGCAAATGCACACTCTGTAGTTGGCGGGGGCTCTGCAACGACGTTGCGTCTCAAGAAGGGCATCTCAGTGAAGTGAGTGGGATTGGCGCCAAAAGGCGGGAAATGCTTCAAGACATTGGGATCAATAGCCTCCAGGCCCTAGCCGCAGCCAACCCCAAGGAACTTGGCGGGCAGCTCAAGCGCTTCGGCGACCAGCATGCAGCGATGGCGGCCCCTTTGGTGGCTCAAGCCCGTGTCCAGCGAGATGGGGTTGTGAAGCGTCTTGATGCTCTCCCCGCATTGCCTGAATTGAGGAATGCTCCAGGGGTGTTGCTCTACGACATCGAATCAGATCCGGATGCCCGCGATGACTTTTTGCACGGATTTGTGCGCTTGCCCAATGACGGGTTGCCTAATGACGACGTCCACAGCTGGGATCTAAAGCGTGCCACGTATCACCCGCTGCTGGTGCTTCAAGAGCATGGTGAGAAGCGTTGTTGGCAAAGGATCCGGAAATTTCTTGCCACCTATCCCGATTGGCTGATCCTTCACTACGGCGAAACCGAATCGCTGGCTCTCTTGCGCATGGCCAAACGCCAGGGGGCTTCAGATCAAGAGCAGCAAGCCCTGCGAGAGCGGTTGATTGATGTGCATGCCCGTTTGCGTGCCCATTGGCAGCTCCCCCTCAGCAGCTATGGCCTCAAGGCCGTAGCGGGGTGGAGAGGATTTAAGTGGAGCCAGTCAGGGGTCGATGGAGCGAGGGCTCTGTTGTGGTGGCGTCAGTGGCGGGGTGAGGGGGTCAAGGCG